The following is a genomic window from Bacteroidales bacterium.
ACCATTGAATAAAATGAGCTATTCCAACCTTGCTTACCTGTATGATCCGGACCAGAATGACTTCCGGATTGAATGCCTCCCCTGGCACTCCACCAGGGATAGGACGGATCTCTATTTTAGTTTTTCGCTTTCCGACCTGCTGTACGAAAAAAAGTCCGAGACTGATGATTACCTGGCCAACTTCAACATCCATTATGAATTGTTCGACTTATATAATGACAGGATGCTGATTGACAGCGGAACGGTCACCTATCCTGATTTTCCGCAGGATGTGTCCGGAAAGCCTTTCATCTCTTCTTTTCCCCTGAAGACAAGGTACCCGGGTGAATTCGTTCTGAACCTTACCCTGACGGACCTGAACAGGAAGCAGGCCTACACTGCCTATTGTGAAATTAAAAAAACATCCGTTTGCAGCCGTCAGAATTTCATGTTATCCGATGAAGCAGGTTCGATTTTGTTTGAATCCTCCATCGGATCCGGTCAGGAAGTCGTACTAAAGTACAACGAGCCTGAACTGCCCGGGCTCTGGGTCAATTACTATCACAGTGATTTTCCGGTTGCCGGTCCGCCTTTCCTGGAACAAAAGCCTGTTCCTCTTGCGTTTGAACCCGACAGTCTGTTCCGCGTCAGGCTCTTCAATGGCGAAACTGATCTGTTGACCTTCGCCAGGGAAGGAATCTATTTCTTCCAGGCTGATACGGCTGTCAGTGAAGGATTCACGCTCCTGCGCCTTCACGAAGGGTATCCCGGGATCACCCATCCTGTGCAAATGACCTATCCGGTGAGGTATCTCACAACGCAGAGGGAGTATGAGAAGATCGAAACGAATCCCGATAAAAGGAAGGCGGTGGAGGAATTCTGGCTTCAGAATGCCGGCAATCCCGGCAGGGCGGCTCAGATGATCAAAAGATACTATACGCGCGTGGAACAGGCCAACCAGCTCTTCACTTCGTTTCAGGAAGGATGGAAGACCGACAGGGGGATGATCTACATCATCTATGGCAATCCGACAATCGTGTACCGCCAGCAGGATGCCGAACAGTGGATCTATGGAAATGAGGGAAACATCTTATCCCTGACCTTTAATTTTACCAGAGTGATCAATCCTTTTACGGATAATGACTTTGAACTGGAACGGTCGGGCAGTTACAAAGAATCCTGGTATATGGCTGTGGAAAGCTGGCGCAGGTAAAGGATTCGCTCAGTGATACAGCATCGTTCCCGGTATTTCCTGCCTGCTCAGACGAGGTCCCTCGATATGGGCTTTCAGCTCATCCGTCCCTGTTTTTTCAAAGAACCGTATCTCAATGAGATGGTATCCCGCCGACAGTGCACACTGACCTTTTTTTTCCAGCATCCCGTGAAGTCCATCGTTATCCGCCACCAGCTGTCCGTTGATGAGCAGCTGGCTTCCGTCGTCGGAGGAGACCGACAGGGCATACACACCTGTTGAAGGGATCCGGAGATAGCCCCTGAACAGCAGGCCATAGTGTTCCTGCTGGTTTCCTTCCACATCGTGGATGGCAGGCACGACATCGGTTCTGACAGGTTGGAGCTTTCCAAAATCCGGAAGGATGTCCCAGTCGCCTTCAAACAGGTGGCAAACGATGCCTGGCTCCGCGGCGGAGATTTCAATGGATTTCGCCGGCTCCACCTTGCTGAAGATACGCGTTGCCACGCTGCTTACGGGTTCATTGTTCCTGAAGCACCGTGCGCTGACGCAGGTGGTTTCGGTGAGGATCACCGGATGTGTTGCAAGGGGAGAAGCTGCGGTGGGAACCGATCCGTCGAGTGTATAGCGGATCTCCACCCTGTCGCGCCCGGATTTCAGCTCCGTTTTCAGGGAGTCGGTGAACAGGTTGCTGATCCCGGTAATTTCAGGAGGGATGTCCACATCGGGTTTTCCATTAACGTCGAGCACGATCACCGTATTGACCGTATCCGGGCACTGAACGGGCACCTCAATGATCAGTGCAGCACCGGATCTCTGGAGGTTTAATTTGTTTTTCTTTTGATCGGACAAAAGGAACGCACGTTCCGGCTCGCTGTACAAGCCGGGCACCTGGAGTTTTCCATCTGCAGGCCAGTCAAAAACATGCAGGTACAACCTGGTTCCCCGTTCGGTTGCTTTGGCAGTGCACCGCCCCCAGGGCAGGAATGGGAAGGGGCTGGCGGCTGTGCCATAGATGGCTTCGCTGTTGACTGCCATCCACTGACCGATGTCCTTGAGGCGGTCGATGCTTTCCTGCGGGAATGCACCCTGTGCGGTAGGGCCAACGTTCAGCAGGAAATTGCCTCCCTTGGACGCAATGTCTGCCAGCATCCTGATCAGGCTGGCAGAGGATTTCCAGTTCTGATCGGTCCGGTTGTATCCCCAGTGATCATTCATGGTCATGCAGGTTTCCCAGTCGACCCCCGGAAGACCCGTTGCAGGCACTTCCTGTTCCGGTGTGCCGTAATCACCTGCAAATTCGCCATCTTTGCTGAATCCTTCCATGCTTCCATCCCGGCCGACATCCACCCGGTTATTGATGATGATGTCGGGCTGCAATCCCCTGACGTAGTCATAGAGGTCCTTTCCGCGCTGGTGATTCCAGGTGCTTTCCCATTCACCGTCGAACCAGAGAATGCCCAGGGGCCCGTAGCGGCTGGTGAGCTCCTTCAGCTGGTTCTTCAGGTGCCCGACATACCGTTCAAAATCAGCTCCTTCGGCCGAACGGCCTGTTTCCCATTCCCTTCTGGGCAGGTAATCCGGGTGGTGCCAGTCCATGATCGAGTGATAAAAACACAACCGGATGCCTTCCTGGTCACAGGCGTTTTTCAATTCAGCAAGAATGTCTTTTTTAAACGGGGTGGACATCACATCGAAATCTGTATACTCTGAGTCCCACAGGCAAAATCCATCGTGATGCTTCGAGGTAATGACGATGTAGTTGACACCCGCTTCCCTGGCTGTCCTGACCCATTCCCGTGCATCGAAATCCGCCGGGTTGAACTGATCTGCGAATTCATCGTACACTTCCAGCGGGATCTGTGCCGAGTGACGGATCCACTCCCCGTAATGTGCCGTCCCGTTCCACTCCCCGGCGGGTATGGCATACAATCCCCAGTGGATGAACAACCCAAAGCGTGCCTGCCTCCACCAGTCCATCCGGTCATCAGGACTGGTCAGGGGAGTCGGGTTTGAATGACGGCAGGATGACAGCCCGAGGAGCACACCGGACAGAAAAAGCCCCGAGAATACAATTGACAATGCTTTTTTCATGCGCATATTTTTTGACAAGGCAATTTAACGAAAAAGAGGATTGGCACTTTCGAAGGGTTATAATTTTGGAATGAAGTCAGGTCATCAACGATGCATCTGTCGAGGAATATTGCTACATTTGAAATCCGATTTCAAGGAAAAGACAGGCATTAACGGATCATTAATTATCAGCATTTTGGACAAAGATTCATTTATTTATGGGCTTCGGCCGGTACTGGAGGCCATTGATGCAGGAAAAGATGTTGAAAAGATCCTGATCCAGAACGGCATCAGAGGGGAGCTGTCAGCAGAGCTTCTTAAAGTGGCTTCCAATCACCGGATTCCGGTGCAGTGGGTCCCTGCTGAGAAGCTGAACCGTTTCCCGGTGAAGAATCATCAGGGAGTTGTTGCGATTGCTTCCCCCATCACCTATTACCGGATCGAGGATATCATACCCGGATTGTTTGAGCAGGGCAGGAGCCCGGTCATTTTGATCCTCGACGGGCTGACCGATGTGAGGAACGTGGGTGCCATTGCCCGGACAGCCGAGTGCACCGGCGTTGATGCACTGATCGTTCCGACCAGGGGCTTTGCCCAGATCAACGCGGATGCGGTGAAAACATCGGCTGGCGCACTTGCCAGGATCCCGGTTTGCCGCAGCCCCAACCTGCACCGAACCTGCAACTATTTAAAAAACTCCGGATTGCAGCTTGTGGCCTGCACCGAAAAAGGAAAGGATGTTTATCACCGGATCGACTATCAGCCACCAACTGCCATCGTGATGGGTGCAGAAGATACGGGCGTTTCAAAAGATCTCCTGAAGCTGGCGGATCAGCTCGTATCTATTCCCCTGCTGGGAGAGATCCAGTCCCTGAATGTCTCGGTCGCCACCGGAGTGATCCTGTACGAGCTGGTCAGGCAGCGACAGGGATCAAGCGACGGATGAAAAAGACACTGATCAAATATTGCTGTGAGATCGTCCTGCTGATCTATGTGATCCTGTTTGCTGCTTTCAAACACCCGCAGCAGGAATGGGACCGGCTGATCAACAGCGACGGGAAAGCCTATTATGCTTACCTTACAGCGATCTTCATCTATCACGACCTCCAGTACAACTACGTAGAATCCTATGAGTCCAGCTATTATCCCGATGACCGTTCTGCCTTTAAGGAATTCAGGGTAAGGCTGAATGACCGTGTGGTCAACAAGGCTTTTCCCGGACTGGCTGTTCTCTGGCTGCCGTTTTTCCTGATGGCGCATCTTCTCACCCTGATCGCCGGCCTGCCGGCCGATGGGTATTCGATCATATATCAGTATGGCATCGGCTTGTCCGCATTCTTTTTCCTCTGGTTGGGCTGCAGGTTTCTGAAAA
Proteins encoded in this region:
- a CDS encoding GWxTD domain-containing protein produces the protein MISFNLGPLQMAKHRKNSFIISIALLLVQCAPLNKMSYSNLAYLYDPDQNDFRIECLPWHSTRDRTDLYFSFSLSDLLYEKKSETDDYLANFNIHYELFDLYNDRMLIDSGTVTYPDFPQDVSGKPFISSFPLKTRYPGEFVLNLTLTDLNRKQAYTAYCEIKKTSVCSRQNFMLSDEAGSILFESSIGSGQEVVLKYNEPELPGLWVNYYHSDFPVAGPPFLEQKPVPLAFEPDSLFRVRLFNGETDLLTFAREGIYFFQADTAVSEGFTLLRLHEGYPGITHPVQMTYPVRYLTTQREYEKIETNPDKRKAVEEFWLQNAGNPGRAAQMIKRYYTRVEQANQLFTSFQEGWKTDRGMIYIIYGNPTIVYRQQDAEQWIYGNEGNILSLTFNFTRVINPFTDNDFELERSGSYKESWYMAVESWRR
- a CDS encoding alpha-L-fucosidase codes for the protein MKKALSIVFSGLFLSGVLLGLSSCRHSNPTPLTSPDDRMDWWRQARFGLFIHWGLYAIPAGEWNGTAHYGEWIRHSAQIPLEVYDEFADQFNPADFDAREWVRTAREAGVNYIVITSKHHDGFCLWDSEYTDFDVMSTPFKKDILAELKNACDQEGIRLCFYHSIMDWHHPDYLPRREWETGRSAEGADFERYVGHLKNQLKELTSRYGPLGILWFDGEWESTWNHQRGKDLYDYVRGLQPDIIINNRVDVGRDGSMEGFSKDGEFAGDYGTPEQEVPATGLPGVDWETCMTMNDHWGYNRTDQNWKSSASLIRMLADIASKGGNFLLNVGPTAQGAFPQESIDRLKDIGQWMAVNSEAIYGTAASPFPFLPWGRCTAKATERGTRLYLHVFDWPADGKLQVPGLYSEPERAFLLSDQKKNKLNLQRSGAALIIEVPVQCPDTVNTVIVLDVNGKPDVDIPPEITGISNLFTDSLKTELKSGRDRVEIRYTLDGSVPTAASPLATHPVILTETTCVSARCFRNNEPVSSVATRIFSKVEPAKSIEISAAEPGIVCHLFEGDWDILPDFGKLQPVRTDVVPAIHDVEGNQQEHYGLLFRGYLRIPSTGVYALSVSSDDGSQLLINGQLVADNDGLHGMLEKKGQCALSAGYHLIEIRFFEKTGTDELKAHIEGPRLSRQEIPGTMLYH
- the rlmB gene encoding 23S rRNA (guanosine(2251)-2'-O)-methyltransferase RlmB, with the translated sequence MLDKDSFIYGLRPVLEAIDAGKDVEKILIQNGIRGELSAELLKVASNHRIPVQWVPAEKLNRFPVKNHQGVVAIASPITYYRIEDIIPGLFEQGRSPVILILDGLTDVRNVGAIARTAECTGVDALIVPTRGFAQINADAVKTSAGALARIPVCRSPNLHRTCNYLKNSGLQLVACTEKGKDVYHRIDYQPPTAIVMGAEDTGVSKDLLKLADQLVSIPLLGEIQSLNVSVATGVILYELVRQRQGSSDG